The stretch of DNA CGCCTTGGCCAACATAATGTCAGGCACAGCGCAGCCGGCGCGCATTCTGGTGTCATCAACTTTTTCAATTGATGTGAAGCCGGACCCAAGCCGGATCACCACGCCGTCGATGCCACCGTCGCGCACAAGCAGGTTCGACCCAACACCCACAACGAGAACCGGTATGTCGTCAGGACAACCGGCAAGGAAGGTCGCAAGGTCATCAGCGTCTGCAGGCGTAAACAAAATATCTGCCGCGCCGCCGACGCGGAACCAGGTCAAAGGTGCCAGTGGTGCATTCTCCTTGTAGGAGCCGCGCACAGTTGGCAGGCGATCAATCAATGAAGGGAGGGCATGTGTCTGCGTCATGCAGCCCCTCCCTTGCTTTCAAGTTCGCCCGGCAGCGCATTTGCCCACTGGGTGATATTGCCAGCCCCCAGGAAGACAACCATGTCGCCATCCTTGGCTTCCGCAGCAACAAGCGTGGCCAGATCATCGGGCGACGCCAGTTGGACAGCGTTCTTGTGGCCGTGATCAATCAGGCCCTGCGTAAGCGTAGCTGCGGAATAGCCTTCCAGCGGCTCCTCACCGGCCGGGAACACATCCGCAACCAGGACCAGATCCGCATCATTGAAACAGCTGCAGAATTCTTCAAACAAATCACGCAAGCGCGTGTACCGGTGTGGCTGAACAACCGCGATGATGCGGCCCTTGGCAGCCGACCGGGCAGCAGCAAGCACCGCAGAGATTTCAACCGGGTGATGGCCGTAGTCATCATAGATGGCCACACCGTTCCAGGTGCCCGTCAACGTGAAGCGGCGCTTCACCCCGCCAAAGCGCGACAGGCCTTCAACAATCTTGTCGTCCGGCACACCCATTTCGCGGGCGACGGTGATGGCAGCGGCTGAATTGAGAACATTGTGTTCGCCCGGCATGGGGAGCGCGAGACCATCAATGCGGCGTGTGTCGCCTTTGACGCGATCGCTCAGCTCAACTGAGAACACGGACCGGCCATCCACGAAATCAAGATCAACAACGCGCACATCCGCCTGCGGGCTGAGGCCGTAGGTCACAACGCGGCGATCACGCACGCGACCAAGCAGCGCTTGCACTTCGGGATGATCAATGCAGAGCACCGCAAATCCATAGAACGGCACCTGCTCGACGAAGGAACGGAACGCCTCCCGCAACGTGTCGAAGTCGCCATAGTGATCCAGATGTTCCGGATCAATGTTTGTCACCACCGCAACGGTAGACGGCAGCTTGATAAATGTACCGTCGGACTCATCCGCCTCGACGACCATCCACTCACCCTGCCCCAGATAGGCATTGGTGCCATGAGCGTTGATGATGCCTCCATTAATCACGGTAGGGTCAAAACCCGCCGCATCCAGCAGTGACGACACCAGCGAGGTGGTTGTCGTCTTGCCATGGGTTCCGGCAATGGAGACGCAGCTCTTAAGGCGCATCAGCTCGGCCAGCATGTCGGCACGGCGCACGACCGGCAGCTTTGCTTCACGGGCTGCAATGACTTCTGCATTGTCGTCTTTGACGGCAGATGAAATGACGATGCAGGCAGCACCTTCCAGATTTTCAGCCCGCTGACCGATGAACACATGGATACCCAGGTCGCGCAGCCGCTTGACGTTGGCGTTGTCGGACAGGTCAGACCCCTGCACCGTATAGCCAAGATTGTGCATGACTTCGGCAATGCCGCTCATGCCAATGCCGCCGATACCGGCAAAGTGGATGGTTCCAAAAGTGCGGGCGAGATCGCTCACTGCTTCGTACTCCCCGAGGCGAGCGCCTCAACTAGATCAGCCAGACGCGCTGCAGCGTCGGGCCGGGCAACAGACTTGGCGCAGGCGGCCGCTGTTTCCAGCTGGTCCGGCGCAACCATGAGATGTTCAAGTTCAGCCGAAACCAAATCCGGCGTGAAGTGTTTTTGCTGCATCAGCCACGCACCGCCCGCATCACTGAGCACCTGCGCATTGGCAAGCTGGTCCTGATCTATGGCGTGCGGCAAAGGCACAAGGAAAGAAGGACGGCCAACAACCGCCAGCTCCGTTACTGTCGAGGCGCCAGAGCGCGCCACCACAAGCTGCGCGGCGGCAATATGCTCATGCATGTCTTCGAAGAATGACGCGACTTCGCAGGTGACACCCGCGTCGGCATAGGCCTGGGAAACGCGTTCTACATCTTCTGGTCGTGCCTGTTGAACGACACGCAAGCGGTTCCGCTGTGCTTCCGACAATTGAGCGACGGCTGCGGGTACAATGTCACT from Pyruvatibacter sp. HU-CL02332 encodes:
- the murC gene encoding UDP-N-acetylmuramate--L-alanine ligase, with protein sequence MSDLARTFGTIHFAGIGGIGMSGIAEVMHNLGYTVQGSDLSDNANVKRLRDLGIHVFIGQRAENLEGAACIVISSAVKDDNAEVIAAREAKLPVVRRADMLAELMRLKSCVSIAGTHGKTTTTSLVSSLLDAAGFDPTVINGGIINAHGTNAYLGQGEWMVVEADESDGTFIKLPSTVAVVTNIDPEHLDHYGDFDTLREAFRSFVEQVPFYGFAVLCIDHPEVQALLGRVRDRRVVTYGLSPQADVRVVDLDFVDGRSVFSVELSDRVKGDTRRIDGLALPMPGEHNVLNSAAAITVAREMGVPDDKIVEGLSRFGGVKRRFTLTGTWNGVAIYDDYGHHPVEISAVLAAARSAAKGRIIAVVQPHRYTRLRDLFEEFCSCFNDADLVLVADVFPAGEEPLEGYSAATLTQGLIDHGHKNAVQLASPDDLATLVAAEAKDGDMVVFLGAGNITQWANALPGELESKGGAA